From one Nitrosococcus halophilus Nc 4 genomic stretch:
- a CDS encoding putative molybdenum carrier protein, translating to MQRMTLSKIISGGQTGVDRGALDAALDNHFPCGGWCPAGRAAEDGPIPARYPLIELPEGGYRERTLKNVEDSDATAIIYFGELEGGTEQTLLHCLRRKKPYKLIDATEVMASRAATLIVEFIADHGVISLNVAGPRLSKAPQAHTYAYECVTNLLRQQTPSADAPQRPG from the coding sequence ATGCAAAGAATGACCCTTTCGAAGATTATTTCAGGAGGACAAACCGGCGTTGACCGTGGGGCTTTGGACGCGGCCCTCGACAATCATTTCCCCTGTGGAGGCTGGTGTCCTGCCGGACGGGCCGCAGAGGACGGACCGATTCCTGCTCGATACCCCCTTATTGAACTCCCAGAGGGCGGCTACCGAGAACGGACCCTGAAAAATGTTGAAGACAGTGACGCCACAGCAATCATCTATTTCGGTGAACTTGAGGGAGGGACCGAACAGACTCTTTTGCATTGCCTCCGGCGGAAAAAGCCCTACAAGCTCATTGACGCGACTGAAGTTATGGCTAGCCGGGCGGCCACTTTAATCGTTGAATTTATCGCAGATCATGGTGTCATCAGCTTAAATGTGGCCGGTCCACGGCTTAGCAAAGCCCCCCAGGCCCATACCTACGCCTATGAGTGTGTCACAAACTTGTTGCGACAACAAACCCCTTCAGCTGATGCCCCACAGCGTCCCGGTTAA
- a CDS encoding DUF2780 domain-containing protein, translating to MGLPNGFLLRIEVQMKKINYIKMGILILTLSGMGCATNGGSGNVVGSVDSGLATVEQTAQSGRQAIEAGTTAARSMGTSQTGLTDILMNQLGVSQQQALGGAGAIFQAAKTNMDSKAFTNLSQSVPGMNEMLSAAPKMSNVTSGISSMMGDANNALGSMASLAASFKQLNLSPDMVGQFIPVVTDYVRNTSGQAMANLLQSALRTP from the coding sequence ATGGGTTTACCCAATGGATTCCTTTTACGCATAGAGGTGCAGATGAAAAAAATAAATTACATAAAAATGGGTATTTTAATATTGACCCTCTCCGGCATGGGATGCGCGACCAATGGGGGAAGTGGAAATGTCGTTGGCTCCGTGGATAGTGGCTTAGCAACGGTTGAACAAACAGCGCAAAGCGGGAGGCAAGCGATTGAAGCAGGGACGACTGCCGCTAGAAGTATGGGGACTAGCCAAACGGGTTTGACGGATATTTTGATGAATCAATTAGGCGTCTCCCAGCAACAAGCCTTAGGAGGTGCCGGCGCTATTTTCCAAGCGGCGAAAACCAACATGGACTCCAAAGCGTTCACAAATTTATCTCAATCGGTGCCGGGAATGAATGAGATGCTGAGCGCAGCGCCTAAGATGTCTAATGTGACCAGTGGCATTTCTTCCATGATGGGAGATGCGAATAATGCGCTGGGAAGCATGGCTTCATTGGCCGCTTCGTTTAAGCAATTGAACCTTTCTCCCGATATGGTTGGCCAATTTATTCCCGTAGTGACGGACTATGTGAGGAACACGAGCGGGCAAGCGATGGCTAATTTATTACAGTCGGCTTTAAGAACACCTTGA
- a CDS encoding DNA polymerase III subunit chi — MAKVDFYLLTSRQPQIRERFACKLTEKAYRLGHRIYIQVEDQEQAQKMDDLLWTFRQGSFVPHALMNTEEASETPVLIGYGGEPESEMDLLINLCAEVPRFFSHFPRVAEIIDQDENNRHAGRQRYRDYRDQGCSLETHELSI, encoded by the coding sequence ATGGCAAAGGTTGATTTTTATTTACTTACGAGCCGTCAGCCTCAAATCCGGGAGCGATTTGCCTGCAAGTTAACGGAAAAGGCCTATCGGCTTGGCCATCGGATCTATATCCAGGTGGAAGATCAGGAGCAAGCGCAGAAAATGGACGACCTCCTATGGACCTTCCGTCAAGGTAGTTTCGTCCCCCATGCCCTGATGAATACCGAGGAAGCATCCGAAACCCCCGTGCTCATTGGCTATGGGGGCGAACCGGAGAGTGAGATGGATCTCTTGATTAATCTCTGCGCGGAAGTGCCGCGGTTTTTTTCTCATTTTCCACGGGTGGCGGAAATTATCGACCAAGATGAGAACAATCGACATGCCGGACGGCAACGTTATCGTGACTACCGTGACCAAGGTTGTTCACTGGAAACTCACGAACTCAGCATTTAA
- a CDS encoding leucyl aminopeptidase has translation MNYTVASGTPEKQRTGALVVGIYEGGKLSPSAQRIDKASEGYLSKLIKQGDFSGKKGQTLLLFALPGVKAERILLMGCGQEEKLEAKHLRQSWSSAVKVLQECGTTDAVVCLLDLKLKEDEDIAQQARLLVETAEQASYRYDQTKSKKEPPPQPLKKLTLLLEQRSQQPAAEQGTHWGQAIAKGVSLARDLGNLPGNVCTPTYLADEARKLAKEYKPLKVKILEQEDMEKLGMGALLAVARGSRQPPKLITLEYKGASNKQKPIVLVGKGLTFDSGGISIKPSERMDEMKYDMCGGAGVLGTMKACAELELPLNVVAVVPSSENLPDGAANKPGDVITSLSGQTIEVLNTDAEGRLILCDALTYSKRYSPEVVIDVATLTGACVIALGAQATGLLSNDQTLAESLLAAGQTSNDRAWQLPLWEEYQQQLDSNFADMANIGGREAGTITGACFLARFTEEFSWAHLDIAGTAWLSGKEKGATGRPVPLLTQYLIQRAEGAES, from the coding sequence ATGAATTACACCGTTGCCAGTGGTACCCCGGAAAAACAACGCACCGGTGCCCTTGTGGTGGGCATCTACGAAGGGGGGAAATTGTCCCCTTCCGCCCAACGAATTGACAAAGCCAGTGAAGGCTATTTGTCTAAACTCATCAAGCAAGGTGATTTTTCCGGCAAAAAAGGACAAACCCTCCTGCTCTTCGCCCTTCCCGGAGTTAAAGCCGAACGAATCTTATTGATGGGGTGTGGCCAGGAAGAGAAACTGGAGGCCAAACATCTGCGCCAGAGTTGGTCGAGCGCTGTTAAGGTATTACAAGAGTGTGGCACTACCGATGCGGTAGTCTGCCTGCTGGATCTTAAACTCAAGGAGGATGAGGATATCGCCCAGCAGGCGCGGCTCCTGGTAGAGACCGCTGAACAGGCCTCCTATCGCTATGATCAAACCAAGAGCAAAAAAGAACCGCCCCCACAGCCCCTTAAGAAGCTCACCTTGCTGCTAGAGCAACGCTCCCAACAGCCGGCGGCAGAACAGGGGACCCACTGGGGCCAAGCCATAGCCAAGGGAGTGAGTCTAGCCCGAGATCTGGGCAACCTGCCTGGAAACGTTTGTACGCCCACCTACTTGGCCGATGAGGCCCGTAAGTTAGCCAAGGAATATAAACCCCTAAAGGTGAAAATCCTGGAACAGGAAGACATGGAAAAATTGGGGATGGGGGCGCTGCTTGCCGTGGCCCGGGGTAGCCGGCAACCACCTAAACTCATCACCCTGGAGTACAAAGGGGCTTCCAACAAACAAAAACCCATCGTCCTAGTAGGAAAAGGATTAACTTTCGACTCAGGAGGTATTTCTATTAAACCTTCTGAGCGCATGGATGAAATGAAATATGACATGTGCGGTGGGGCGGGTGTTCTCGGAACCATGAAAGCTTGCGCCGAGCTGGAATTGCCCCTCAATGTGGTCGCGGTCGTGCCTAGTTCAGAAAATCTCCCCGATGGTGCCGCCAACAAACCTGGAGATGTCATCACCAGCTTATCGGGCCAAACCATTGAGGTCCTGAATACGGACGCGGAAGGTCGTTTGATTCTTTGTGATGCCCTCACCTACAGCAAACGCTACAGTCCGGAAGTGGTCATTGATGTGGCCACGCTGACAGGAGCTTGTGTCATCGCCCTAGGCGCCCAAGCCACTGGCCTGTTGAGTAATGATCAAACCCTGGCGGAGAGCTTGCTTGCCGCCGGACAAACCAGCAATGACCGGGCTTGGCAACTCCCCCTATGGGAAGAGTACCAGCAGCAACTGGACAGCAATTTTGCGGACATGGCCAATATTGGTGGAAGGGAAGCCGGCACCATTACCGGCGCTTGTTTCCTGGCCCGCTTTACGGAAGAGTTTTCCTGGGCCCACTTGGACATTGCCGGCACCGCCTGGCTCAGCGGCAAGGAGAAAGGGGCCACTGGACGCCCCGTGCCCCTCCTTACCCAATACCTGATTCAGCGCGCCGAGGGAGCAGAAAGTTAG
- a CDS encoding SUMF1/EgtB/PvdO family nonheme iron enzyme, with protein sequence MTMDPLNQEHQRLKERLERGEMTPAEYEKERQRLEESAGQGQSADPFETPVYHPPPSTRLTNLAPGLEIGPEDHRFRLVCKIGGGAMGQVWQAHDLVEEELEGGERYKALKVIHPQLQDLARALKMLKREAVRASQLTHPNIINVRGCRQGKDGWLFVVMDYLEGRDLDRLLLEDGKPGLSWERTRELLKPLAEGLDYAHTQGVLHRDLKPGNVFITHEGQVKLLDFGLAYRLHQASTLMKVEEPDTSGTPEYMPPEAFVAGEPDKSRDIYALACLTYEMLTGEPPYNPQAAVQRQPDLMPGKPEGLTDAAWEVLQSGLAYHKENRPESAGELVQRLEAAQAITPETGEPEEAPARETAAPESPSEKAPEHSPGGSGRPWLIGLVLLVMGGGVFYLWEPEAPSPPPVSPPREREEPKPKVPSKPELPSPQKVEAEFDLSTSQRVQVQRALDILGHDPQGVDGIFGPKTEDAIRSWQRAEGLEPTGDLTQATYEQLMAAARQQREEKAPRSSAEPKLPPMQNIHGWSSAKVEALQRQTAEALEQPVVFQDRLGDGSRGPEMVIIPAGEFLMGSPESEAGRDDGEEQHSVQITRPFAIGRYEVTFEDYDRFAVATGRDKPDDEGWGRGRRPVINVSWHDATAYAAWLSEQTGQKYRLPTEAEWEYAARAGTVTARYWGENSGEGCEYANAADRTAKEKFSGWSVMDCQDGYVYTARVGSFRANNFGLHDALGNVWEWTCSEYDENYSGAETRCISKNHAGPRVFWGGSWDSFPHNVRSANRFGDWPDYRNNDLGFRLARDL encoded by the coding sequence ATGACAATGGACCCCCTCAACCAAGAACATCAGCGCTTAAAAGAGCGCCTGGAACGGGGCGAGATGACGCCAGCCGAGTATGAAAAGGAACGGCAGCGCCTGGAGGAATCCGCTGGTCAGGGCCAGTCTGCTGATCCTTTTGAGACTCCAGTTTATCACCCGCCCCCTTCTACCCGACTGACGAACTTGGCGCCCGGGCTGGAGATAGGCCCCGAAGACCACCGGTTTCGGTTGGTGTGCAAAATTGGCGGAGGGGCCATGGGGCAGGTATGGCAAGCCCACGATCTGGTCGAAGAAGAACTGGAGGGCGGCGAGCGCTATAAGGCGCTAAAAGTCATCCATCCCCAATTGCAGGACTTAGCCCGTGCCTTGAAGATGCTCAAGCGGGAAGCGGTGCGGGCCTCCCAATTGACCCATCCCAATATTATCAATGTTCGCGGCTGCCGGCAGGGGAAAGACGGCTGGCTGTTCGTAGTCATGGACTATTTGGAAGGCCGAGATTTGGACCGGTTGCTGCTAGAGGACGGAAAGCCAGGGTTGTCCTGGGAACGGACTCGGGAACTTCTCAAGCCTCTGGCCGAGGGGCTGGATTATGCCCATACCCAGGGAGTTCTGCACCGGGATCTCAAGCCGGGTAATGTGTTTATCACCCATGAAGGCCAGGTGAAGTTATTGGACTTTGGCCTGGCCTATCGCTTGCATCAGGCTAGCACCTTAATGAAGGTGGAGGAACCCGATACTAGCGGCACCCCAGAATATATGCCCCCGGAAGCTTTTGTGGCAGGAGAGCCGGATAAGAGCCGGGACATTTATGCCCTAGCCTGTTTGACTTATGAGATGCTCACTGGCGAGCCGCCCTATAACCCCCAGGCGGCGGTGCAGCGCCAGCCGGATTTGATGCCCGGTAAGCCGGAAGGATTAACCGACGCGGCCTGGGAAGTGCTCCAATCGGGATTGGCTTACCATAAGGAAAATCGTCCCGAAAGTGCGGGGGAGTTGGTGCAGCGTTTGGAAGCAGCACAAGCCATCACCCCAGAAACCGGAGAGCCGGAGGAAGCGCCAGCTCGAGAGACAGCCGCTCCTGAATCGCCATCAGAGAAAGCCCCCGAACATTCTCCTGGGGGCAGTGGTCGGCCTTGGCTGATTGGGTTAGTGCTTCTGGTGATGGGAGGAGGGGTTTTTTACCTTTGGGAACCGGAAGCGCCTAGTCCCCCTCCTGTATCACCACCAAGGGAGAGGGAGGAACCGAAGCCAAAGGTGCCGTCAAAGCCCGAACTGCCCTCTCCGCAAAAAGTGGAAGCCGAGTTTGATCTCAGTACTTCTCAACGAGTACAGGTGCAACGTGCGCTCGATATACTCGGTCATGATCCACAGGGGGTGGATGGAATTTTTGGGCCCAAGACAGAGGACGCGATTCGTTCCTGGCAGCGAGCCGAGGGATTAGAACCTACCGGGGATCTTACACAAGCCACCTATGAACAGTTGATGGCGGCGGCTCGGCAACAGCGGGAAGAGAAAGCGCCAAGGTCCTCTGCCGAACCCAAACTGCCGCCGATGCAAAACATCCATGGTTGGTCGTCAGCCAAGGTTGAGGCGTTGCAGCGGCAGACTGCGGAAGCCTTAGAGCAGCCGGTGGTGTTTCAAGACCGGTTGGGGGACGGCAGTCGTGGTCCGGAGATGGTCATCATCCCGGCGGGGGAGTTCTTAATGGGTTCGCCAGAGAGTGAAGCAGGTCGAGATGATGGTGAAGAGCAGCATAGTGTCCAGATTACACGGCCTTTTGCCATAGGCCGCTACGAAGTTACCTTTGAAGACTATGATCGCTTTGCAGTAGCGACAGGGCGGGATAAACCTGATGATGAAGGTTGGGGCCGTGGCCGGCGGCCCGTAATTAACGTGAGCTGGCATGATGCCACGGCGTATGCGGCGTGGTTATCGGAGCAGACAGGACAAAAGTACCGCCTGCCGACGGAAGCAGAATGGGAATATGCGGCGCGTGCGGGGACGGTTACGGCGCGCTATTGGGGGGAGAATTCTGGTGAAGGGTGTGAATATGCTAATGCAGCGGATCGGACGGCAAAAGAGAAATTTTCAGGATGGTCGGTGATGGACTGTCAAGATGGCTATGTTTATACGGCTCGTGTGGGGAGTTTTCGTGCTAATAATTTTGGGTTGCACGATGCCTTAGGCAACGTGTGGGAGTGGACGTGCTCTGAGTATGATGAGAATTATTCTGGTGCAGAGACTCGATGTATAAGCAAAAATCATGCCGGCCCTCGGGTGTTCTGGGGCGGTTCCTGGGACAGCTTCCCGCACAATGTGCGTTCAGCTAACCGATTCGGGGACTGGCCAGACTACCGGAACAACGACCTGGGGTTTCGTCTTGCCAGGGATTTATAA
- a CDS encoding DUF433 domain-containing protein produces MVEIAERITIDPEQCGGRPCIRGMRIRVTDVLEFLASGLSQQQILDEMPDLEAEDIQACLRYATRHLDHPVIAM; encoded by the coding sequence ATGGTAGAAATAGCCGAACGCATTACTATAGATCCCGAGCAGTGCGGGGGCAGGCCGTGTATTCGTGGTATGAGGATTCGCGTAACGGATGTGTTGGAGTTCCTGGCTTCAGGGCTGTCTCAGCAACAGATACTCGATGAAATGCCCGATCTGGAGGCGGAAGATATCCAAGCATGTCTTCGGTACGCCACCCGCCATCTAGATCATCCGGTGATTGCCATGTGA
- a CDS encoding TIR domain-containing protein, with product MRAIPRHQVFISYSHQDKEWLRKLRTMLKPLIRKGKISVWDDTHIQPSQQWRNEIKQALAQAKVAVLLVSPDFLASDFIAEEELPPLLDAAEKEGLKILWIPIRASWYEETEIEKYQAAHDPANPLASLNPAEQEMALVKIAKVIKAACEPSATEALQPMAPRPLPQKATGARLQFLKGSSVSLTRLFARPQIILGRPKLTADLWLALFPLDEPDNQTRMDSFSETHAVVSMNAQAKIRDDHSKGGTKVNGTTLKGGKWQALHNGDLISFCHEALQLRVRLEPTRWLRLDRVNDSPQVENYLFLRGTGTAMMGNSEEAAIKVSETDENHLAELSYQEGGFVIVGQNTPVTINGQSISPGMRVGLRQGDLVEVGPLLFEFQIGAYPGEQVG from the coding sequence ATGCGAGCAATTCCTCGCCACCAGGTTTTTATCAGCTACAGCCACCAGGATAAGGAATGGCTGAGAAAGTTGCGGACCATGTTAAAGCCCTTGATCCGAAAAGGCAAAATATCAGTCTGGGATGATACCCATATCCAACCCAGCCAACAGTGGCGAAATGAAATCAAACAGGCTCTGGCCCAGGCCAAAGTGGCTGTGCTCCTAGTCAGTCCAGATTTTCTCGCCTCTGATTTTATCGCGGAGGAAGAACTGCCTCCCCTATTGGATGCGGCCGAGAAAGAAGGTTTGAAAATCCTCTGGATACCTATCAGAGCGAGTTGGTATGAAGAAACCGAGATTGAGAAATATCAAGCCGCCCACGATCCGGCCAACCCCTTGGCCAGTTTGAATCCGGCCGAACAAGAAATGGCCTTAGTCAAAATTGCTAAAGTCATAAAGGCCGCCTGCGAACCCTCAGCAACAGAGGCGTTGCAGCCCATGGCTCCGCGCCCCTTACCCCAAAAAGCCACCGGCGCCCGGTTGCAATTTTTGAAAGGCTCCTCGGTGTCGCTGACCCGCCTTTTTGCTCGTCCCCAAATCATTTTAGGCCGGCCCAAGCTCACCGCCGACCTTTGGCTGGCCCTGTTTCCCCTGGATGAACCCGACAACCAAACCCGGATGGATAGCTTTAGTGAGACTCATGCTGTGGTGAGTATGAATGCACAGGCTAAGATTCGGGATGACCACTCCAAAGGCGGCACCAAGGTCAATGGCACTACCCTTAAGGGCGGGAAGTGGCAAGCCTTACACAATGGAGATCTCATTAGCTTCTGTCATGAGGCATTACAACTGCGGGTCCGCCTTGAACCTACTCGGTGGTTGAGGCTGGATCGGGTCAATGACAGTCCCCAGGTGGAAAATTATCTATTTCTTCGGGGTACTGGTACTGCAATGATGGGAAACAGTGAAGAGGCCGCTATCAAAGTAAGTGAGACGGATGAAAACCATCTTGCTGAGCTAAGCTACCAGGAAGGGGGTTTTGTAATTGTAGGACAAAACACGCCTGTGACGATTAATGGCCAGTCTATCTCACCGGGAATGAGAGTTGGGCTTCGGCAGGGCGACTTGGTAGAAGTGGGTCCATTGCTATTTGAGTTCCAAATAGGGGCCTATCCGGGAGAGCAAGTAGGCTAA
- the lptF gene encoding LPS export ABC transporter permease LptF — MFKFRIVDRYILKELSLNVTAITLVLLLIFGGIRFIRFLGQATEGKVPGETILALSTYEAIGALVLLLPLAAFLAVILVLGRMANDSEIVVLFACGISRGHLLRVVLAFGLVLAIGVGCISLYLGPLASAEGYRLKQEAILAAETSGLVAGNFKKTKGGQWVFYAESLTEDRLGMRNVFIQVREPTQKILFRSSRGRLQTDGITGDKHLILEEGYRYDLVGNDVGIRISRFERHGILVKKGGAQEFRIRHKTLPTLTLWEMGAPKDIAEVQWRVSMPIATLLLVMLAVPLARLEPRQGRYAGLVPAVLVYVIYSNMLGISRNWVEHEVIPASLGLWWVHGQMLLVVLVLLWPQPLWRVLHQLRRLLAWVKR; from the coding sequence ATGTTCAAATTTCGTATTGTTGATCGTTACATTCTCAAGGAATTGAGCCTCAATGTGACGGCAATCACTTTAGTCTTGTTGCTTATTTTTGGTGGGATTCGCTTCATCCGTTTTTTAGGCCAGGCAACGGAAGGGAAGGTCCCAGGGGAGACCATTTTAGCGCTTTCCACGTACGAGGCCATAGGGGCTTTGGTATTGCTGCTGCCGTTAGCCGCCTTCCTGGCGGTGATTCTGGTGCTGGGCCGGATGGCTAATGACAGTGAAATTGTCGTCTTATTTGCCTGCGGCATAAGCCGGGGCCATTTGTTGCGGGTGGTGTTGGCCTTTGGGTTGGTATTGGCCATAGGTGTAGGCTGCATTTCCTTGTATCTGGGGCCTTTGGCTTCGGCAGAGGGCTATCGTCTCAAGCAAGAGGCCATACTTGCCGCTGAGACCAGTGGTTTGGTGGCCGGCAATTTCAAGAAAACCAAGGGAGGACAATGGGTATTTTATGCCGAGAGCTTAACGGAAGATCGACTGGGAATGAGAAATGTCTTTATCCAGGTGCGAGAGCCCACCCAGAAAATTCTTTTCCGATCTTCGAGAGGCCGCCTTCAAACAGATGGGATCACCGGTGACAAGCACTTGATACTGGAGGAAGGTTACCGTTATGACCTGGTTGGTAATGACGTGGGGATACGGATCTCTCGCTTTGAGCGCCATGGCATTTTGGTGAAAAAGGGGGGGGCGCAAGAATTCCGCATCCGCCATAAAACCCTTCCCACCTTGACCCTTTGGGAGATGGGAGCTCCCAAAGATATTGCAGAAGTGCAGTGGCGAGTTTCCATGCCCATTGCGACCCTCCTATTAGTGATGCTGGCGGTCCCCTTGGCCCGATTGGAACCCCGTCAAGGGCGCTATGCAGGGTTGGTACCCGCCGTCCTGGTGTATGTGATTTATAGCAACATGCTCGGGATATCCCGTAACTGGGTGGAGCATGAAGTGATCCCGGCCTCCCTTGGTTTATGGTGGGTCCATGGGCAGATGCTCTTGGTGGTGCTGGTCTTGCTCTGGCCTCAGCCTTTGTGGCGGGTGTTACACCAACTGCGCCGGCTCCTTGCTTGGGTGAAGCGATGA
- the lptG gene encoding LPS export ABC transporter permease LptG, giving the protein MKILDRYVAKAVISNTLLVLLVLIALYTFVEFITELEEVGEGNYGVMDALRYTAYSIPQYIYDLLPVAALLGSVLGLGSLAGQSELVAMRAAGFSVGRITRSALATGMIFVVVTILMGEVLAPPAKQAANTLRSLAKTGHLSEQAERGFWTRNNNNFNRIGRVLPNGQYQDIEIFEFDEQHRLRVISRAAGATYHRDGWHLSDITQRIISSQGITTRRLPEALWESSLSPEMLDVVMVDPQQLSAWGLYRYIDYLEENKQATEQYQQAFWSKVFAPFNTLIMMFLAIPFIFGPLRSVSMGQRILVGALVGIGFFLFNRLFNQLGLVFEFSSWLAAAFPSLLFFGLGMVMLRRIY; this is encoded by the coding sequence ATGAAAATTTTAGACCGTTATGTGGCGAAAGCGGTGATCAGCAATACCTTGCTGGTGCTGCTGGTCTTAATTGCCCTTTATACCTTTGTGGAGTTTATCACTGAGCTGGAGGAAGTGGGGGAAGGGAACTACGGAGTAATGGATGCACTGCGTTATACCGCCTATTCCATCCCTCAATATATCTATGACTTATTGCCCGTGGCTGCCCTGCTAGGGAGTGTGCTGGGGTTGGGCTCCCTGGCCGGTCAAAGTGAATTGGTGGCCATGCGAGCCGCCGGTTTTTCCGTGGGTCGTATTACCCGTTCCGCCTTGGCAACGGGAATGATCTTTGTGGTGGTGACGATTCTCATGGGGGAAGTCCTGGCGCCGCCCGCAAAGCAGGCGGCCAATACGCTCCGTTCCTTGGCTAAAACGGGGCATTTGAGTGAGCAAGCAGAGCGAGGTTTCTGGACCCGCAATAATAACAATTTTAATCGCATCGGCCGGGTATTGCCCAATGGACAATACCAAGACATTGAAATTTTTGAGTTTGATGAACAACATCGCCTTCGGGTCATCAGCCGAGCTGCCGGCGCGACCTATCATAGGGATGGTTGGCATTTGAGTGATATTACCCAGCGGATTATTAGCAGCCAAGGCATTACCACCCGCAGATTGCCTGAGGCCCTTTGGGAGTCAAGCCTAAGCCCGGAAATGTTGGATGTGGTCATGGTGGACCCCCAGCAGCTTTCTGCTTGGGGGTTATACCGCTACATCGACTATTTGGAGGAGAATAAACAAGCCACGGAGCAATACCAACAGGCCTTTTGGAGTAAGGTATTTGCCCCTTTCAATACTTTGATCATGATGTTTTTGGCCATTCCCTTTATCTTTGGTCCGCTGCGCTCGGTCAGTATGGGGCAGCGGATCTTAGTTGGTGCCTTGGTGGGCATTGGTTTTTTTCTTTTTAATCGGCTTTTTAATCAGTTAGGATTGGTCTTTGAATTTTCTTCCTGGTTAGCGGCGGCTTTTCCCTCACTCCTGTTTTTTGGTCTTGGTATGGTGATGCTGCGCCGGATTTATTGA
- a CDS encoding RDD family protein, translating into MKATSHPPSSPAGLFRRLGAIFYDSLLLVATWFLLTIFALPLTAGQAIPAGNAIYRFYLLLIAIAFFGGFWTHGGQTLGMRAWRIKVQQPNGQTVTWRQALLRFGFAIVSWLPLGAGFWWALIDKEGKTWHDRFSETELVLVPKKAQKPQ; encoded by the coding sequence ATGAAAGCCACCAGCCATCCCCCATCCTCCCCAGCAGGACTATTCCGTCGCCTAGGAGCCATTTTCTACGACAGCTTATTACTCGTGGCCACCTGGTTTTTACTCACCATCTTTGCCTTGCCCCTCACCGCGGGCCAGGCTATTCCTGCAGGCAACGCTATCTACCGCTTTTATCTTCTACTGATAGCTATAGCCTTTTTTGGAGGCTTCTGGACCCATGGGGGACAAACGCTGGGAATGCGCGCCTGGCGCATCAAGGTCCAACAACCCAATGGCCAAACCGTTACCTGGCGCCAAGCACTGCTTCGCTTCGGATTCGCTATAGTTTCTTGGCTTCCCCTGGGCGCGGGCTTTTGGTGGGCGCTCATCGATAAAGAAGGCAAAACCTGGCATGACCGTTTCTCAGAAACCGAACTCGTCCTGGTGCCAAAAAAAGCTCAGAAACCTCAATAA